One window of the Candidatus Bathyarchaeota archaeon genome contains the following:
- a CDS encoding AAA family ATPase: MLKPKFLSTKSFSLNKLLNGGLPLRELSLIYGEASTGKTTLVLQTAIEAAKNLLKVLYIDVDYSFTPQRFNQIAGLHANKASPNIFIFTPKTFFEQTQIIENLETYLSKLTVLIIVDSITTLYRLEVSTLEERFALNRALNRQLAYLAELAKKHELAVVLTSQVHSSLNEYVDIEPIAKRALFHWCGTIIKLVNLKGNFKEVIVERLNFKETPNLKCKLKLTKEGLIEALNKDE; this comes from the coding sequence ATGTTGAAACCTAAATTTCTTTCTACAAAATCTTTTTCTCTCAATAAATTATTAAATGGTGGTTTACCTTTAAGGGAGTTATCTTTAATTTATGGGGAAGCATCCACTGGGAAAACTACTTTAGTTCTTCAAACAGCTATTGAAGCCGCTAAAAACTTATTAAAAGTACTTTATATCGATGTAGATTATTCCTTTACTCCGCAACGGTTTAACCAAATAGCAGGTTTACATGCAAATAAAGCTTCACCTAACATTTTTATTTTTACTCCAAAAACTTTTTTTGAGCAAACTCAAATAATAGAGAATTTGGAAACTTACTTATCTAAATTAACTGTTTTAATTATTGTTGACTCTATTACAACGCTTTACAGGTTGGAGGTTTCAACTTTAGAAGAGCGTTTTGCTTTAAACCGCGCTTTAAATAGGCAATTAGCCTATTTAGCTGAATTAGCTAAAAAACATGAGTTAGCTGTAGTTTTAACAAGTCAAGTTCATAGCTCATTAAATGAGTACGTGGATATAGAACCTATAGCTAAACGCGCTCTTTTTCACTGGTGTGGAACAATAATTAAACTAGTAAATCTTAAAGGCAACTTTAAAGAAGTTATTGTTGAACGATTAAACTTCAAGGAAACACCTAATCTTAAATGCAAATTAAAACTTACAAAAGAAGGGTTAATAGAGGCTTTAAATAAAGATGAATGA
- a CDS encoding CDP-2,3-bis-(O-geranylgeranyl)-sn-glycerol synthase codes for MNESFFSALIFILPAYIANASAVVFHGKKPIDFNKTFIDKKRVFGANKTIEGFIGGFLCGLLMTIIECLILNCKNFNFFLLGALISLGALLGDLLGAFIKRRLTLAPGFPLPFLDQLDFVYGALIISYPFSKLDLNALFFIFLFTPFLHLITNSIAYLLKLKKFWW; via the coding sequence ATGAATGAATCTTTTTTTTCAGCTTTAATATTTATTTTGCCTGCTTATATAGCGAATGCTAGTGCAGTAGTTTTTCATGGGAAAAAACCAATAGATTTTAACAAAACTTTTATTGATAAAAAAAGAGTGTTTGGAGCTAATAAAACTATTGAAGGTTTTATTGGGGGTTTTTTATGCGGTTTATTAATGACGATAATTGAATGTTTAATTTTAAACTGTAAAAACTTTAATTTCTTCTTATTAGGTGCTTTAATTAGTTTAGGAGCTTTACTGGGGGATCTTCTAGGAGCTTTTATTAAGAGGAGATTAACTTTAGCTCCAGGTTTTCCTCTTCCATTTCTAGATCAATTAGATTTTGTTTATGGCGCATTAATTATTTCTTATCCTTTTTCAAAATTAGATTTAAACGCGTTATTTTTTATTTTTCTCTTTACGCCTTTTCTTCATTTAATCACTAACAGTATAGCTTACTTGTTAAAATTAAAAAAATTTTGGTGGTAA